Proteins from a genomic interval of Salvelinus alpinus chromosome 7, SLU_Salpinus.1, whole genome shotgun sequence:
- the LOC139581202 gene encoding uncharacterized protein yields the protein MSIKMQAHLSLQTQLASIMDVLARAAVVEISQLFSESSADLHLEISRSYKDNEALKMKMKGMKSELFSLRLQRASTPRGSRFSFGRTLCKPRAKLTDKTPERHAAVNNRDDASITIGEEESPSTVKKECAVVESPDVILIKEEEGAEDDFGGCWPDTGHDDIDGETIAMATPQLEHATQRLGHDEGPYSMSAHCRGEGTLCSVSSTENYPFFRTPEQPQRLPSHSGLLPDHTVNHQIQLNTHSIGGPLPGNPPMRGVQSDRGGQPTGDTGGRGLKIVEVASLENTPKTPTTTLATGGVTVRRPGLVNQFQRHHVPHGTKPLLCSDCGKRFSRRLDLIRHRAVHTGETPVICNLCGNSFVNKTTLRVHMRIHTGEKPYMCSLCGKGFTQKGSLTIHLRTHSGEKPYSCSHCGASFNNHSNLRRHMVTHLEQAGTLTL from the exons ATGTCAATAAAAATGCAGGCTCATTTGTCTTTACAGACCCAACTCGCTTCCATAATGGACGTGCTTGCTAGAGCGGCCGTTGTCGAGATCAGTCAACTCTTTTCCGAGAGCTCGGCTGATTTACACTTGGAGATTTCTCGCAGCTACAAAGACAACGAAGCgctgaagatgaagatgaaaggGATGAAGAGCGAGCTTTTCTCCCTGCGGCTACAACGGGCGAGTACACCGCGGGGCAGTCGTTTTTCTTTCGGCAGAACTTTGTGCAAGCCTCGGGCAAAACTCACAG ATAAGACACCTGAGCGCCACGCGGCTGTTAACAACAGGGATGACGCTTCTATTACTATAGGGGAAGAGGAGAGTCCATCCACAGTCAAAAAAGAG TGTGCAGTTGTGGAGAGTCCAGATGTCATCTTgataaaggaggaggagggagctgAGGATGACTTTGGAGGATGTTGGCCAGACACAg GTCATGACGATATTGATGGTGAGACTATTGCTATGGCGACTCCACAGCTGGAACATGCCACCCAGAGACTAGGTCACGATGAAGGACCTTACAGCATGAGCGCTCATTGTCGAGGTGAAGGAACTCTGTGCAGCGTGAGCAGTACTGAGAACTACCCCTTCTTCAGAACCCCAGAACAGCCCCAGAGATTGCCCTCACACTCTGGTCTGCTGCCGGACCACACAGTCAATCATCAGATACAGCTGAACACTCATTCTATTGGGGGACCACTGCCAGGCAACCCTCCAATGAGGGGGGTGCAAAGTGACAGAGGGGGTCAGCCGACAGGGGATACAGGAGGACGGGGTCTGAAAATCGTCGAGGTAGCTTCCCTAGAAAACACCCCAAAGACCCCAACAACAACCTTGGCAACAGGGGGTGTGACTGTGAGGCGCCCTGGTCTTGTAAACCAGTTCCAGcgccaccacgtaccccacggTACCAAGCCGTTGCTCTGTAGCGACTGTGGGAAGCGCTTCTCTCGCCGGCTTGACTTGATCCGCCACCGGGCGGTCCACACAGGAGAGACGCCTGTCATATGCAACCTGTGCGGGAACTCGTTTGTCAACAAGACAACTCTGAGGGTCCATATGCGcatccacacaggggagaaaccgtaCATGTGTTCCCTGTGTGGGAAGGGCTTCACCCAGAAAGGCAGTCTGACCATTCACCTGAGGACCCACTCtggggagaaaccctacagctgcTCCCACTGTGGCGCCTCATTCAACAACCACAGCAACCTGCGCAGACACATGGTCACACACCTAGAGCAGGCAGGGACGCTGACACTCTGA
- the LOC139581888 gene encoding smoothelin-like protein 1, whose translation MDDVSLHQEDSGNDATANQTEDNKNNQTKREASAQECDPPKRDHLAEDTVEGHVVKSGANTEKAPEQAAGDSIGNVEESQPVTEAIEVNSEEACKGEGMSQGADTGETEDPKVVNGEKKGEGEKEEEEDKNRKGQEVVKNGEIEKEDMKEDKKKGGENIARKKGKGEKIGEGKTEEKIKGDKGKDRKVKAGKEAGEKGEAGKEEGEKGEAGTGEAGKGEAGKEEGEKGEAGTGEAGKGEAGKGEAGKGESGTGEGEGRKGEGGKGGGEGEGEGGKGEGEVGKEEGEKGEAGTGEAGTGEAGKGEAGKGESGTGEGEGRKGEGGKGGGEGEGEGGKGEGEVGKAPENKSKPVKEKEGAGGGKVKEKSKEVEKQGKTKRKSAVNHTASTPSSVARPRSSARSARPSTKKDIIAKFQKNDSETPVVRNFKLQRSSMAVANGASIKQKVLSWCQNKTRKYEGVSIENFSSSWCDGLAFCALIHRFFPDAFDFSALSSSERENNFTLAFNTAETMADCCPLLEVGDMILMGNSPDPMCVFTYVQALCHHLSKIEKERKDKEEEEKKGEKMKDEEVETTTEKKEEESEETGKIDGQQEGGDEGREKESEESSAVEKEQEEREVRGLIEAQA comes from the exons ATGGACGATGTATCACTCCACCAGGAGGATTCTGGGAACGACGCAACAGCCAACCAGACGGAGGACAACAAAAACAATCAG acaaagagagaggctTCAGCGCAGGAGTGTGACCCACCTAAGAGAGACCACCTGGCGGAGGACACAGTGGAAGGTCATGTGGTTAAGTCTGGGGCTAATACGGAGAAAGCTCCGGAACAGGCAGCAGGGGATAGCATTGGAAATGTAGAGGAGTCTCAGCCAGTAACCGAAGCCATTGAGGTTAATAGTGAAGAGGCTTGTAAGGGTGAGGGAATGTCTCAAGGTGCAGACACCGGAGAAACAGAAGACCCCAAAGTGGTGAAcggagagaagaagggggagggagagaaggaggaggaagaggacaagAATAGAAAGGGTCAAGAGGTGGTCAAGAATGGAGAGATTGAGAAAGAGGATATGAAAGAGGACAAAAAGAAGGGGGGAGAAAATATTGCcaggaaaaaggggaagggggAAAAGATAGGAGAGGGGAAAACAGAAGAGAAGATAAAAGGAGATAAAGGGAAAGACAGAAAAGTGAAGGCAGGGAAGGAagcgggagagaagggagaggcagggaaggaagagggagaaaagggagaggcagggacgGGAGAGGCAgggaagggagaggcagggaaggaagagggagagaagggagaggcagggaCGGGAGAGGCAgggaagggagaggcagggaagggagaggcagggaaggGAGAGTCAGGgacgggagagggagagggaaggaagggagagggagggaagggagggggagagggagagggagagggagggaagggagagggagaggtagggaaggaagagggagagaagggagaggcagggaCGGGAGAGGCAGGGACGGGAGAGGCAgggaagggagaggcagggaaggGAGAGTCAGGgacgggagagggagagggaaggaagggagagggagggaagggagggggagagggagagggagagggagggaagggagagggagaggtagggaaggCACCGGAGAACAAGAGCAAACCAGTAAAAGAAAAGGAAGGGGCAGGAGGAGGAAAGGTTAAAGAGAAAAGCAAGGAGGTGGAGAAGCAAGGAAAGACCAAAAGAAAGAGTGCCGTGAATCACACCGCCTCTACCCCATCCTCTGTGGCCCGACCCCGGAGCTCTGCCCGCTCTGCCCGGCCGTCCACTAAAAAGGACATCATAGCAAAGTTCCAGAAAAATGACTCTGA GACACCGGTTGTCCGCAACTTCAAACTTCAGAGATCATCTATGGCTGTGGCAAACGGGGCGTCAATCAAACAGAAAGTGCTTTCATGGTGTCAAAACAAAACACGCAAATATGAG GGTGTTTCCATAGAGAACTTCTCATCATCATGGTGTGATGGGCTGGCGTTCTGTGCACTCATCCATCGCTTCTTCCCGGACGCTTTTGACTTCTCAGCGCTGAGCTCATCTGAGAGAGAGAATAATTTCACCCTGGCCTTCAACACAGCAGA gacCATGGCTGACTGCTGCCCCCTGTTGGAGGTTGGTGATATGATCCTGATGGGGAACAGCCCAGACCCTATGTGTGTGTTCACCTATGTCCAGGCACTCTGTCATCACCTCTCCAaaatagagaaggagaggaaggacaaggaagaagaggagaagaagggtGAAAAGATGAAAGATGAAGAGGTAGAAACCACTacagagaagaaagaggaggagagtgaggaaaCTGGGAAGATAGATGGTCAACAAGAAGGGGGGgatgagggaagggagaaagagagtgaagagagcTCAGCGGTAGAGAAAGAGCAAGAGGAAAGAGAAGTTAGAGGGTTAATTGAAGCACAGGCTTAA